In Cicer arietinum cultivar CDC Frontier isolate Library 1 chromosome 7, Cicar.CDCFrontier_v2.0, whole genome shotgun sequence, a single window of DNA contains:
- the LOC101504103 gene encoding mavicyanin-like — MAQIKSVTILIVIIVVTIQTSEAEDYKVGGDFIGWTSFPPGGSSFYSKWAANFTFKLNDNLVFKFESGSHSVVIVNKSNYEKCNMNDNTQIFNKGPTKINLDRIGDFYFTCTLSGHCTSGQKLRIKVTDTTSSSVTGKAPAEAPSSLTGTGVSVTTPPPQSSAIPMLATFSLLFITICLQVFVSILSF; from the exons ATGGCTCAAATAAAAAGTGTGACAATTCTCATTGTAATCATTGTGGTTACAATACAAACCTCAGAAGCTGAAGATTACAAGGTAGGAGGAGATTTCATAGGTTGGACTAGTTTTCCTCCAGGTGGTTCTTCTTTCTATTCCAAATGGGCTGCAAATTTTACATTCAAGTTAAACGACAATCTAG TGTTCAAGTTCGAATCTGGAAGCCACAGTGTGGTTATAGTTAACAAGTCTAACTATGAAAAGTGTAACATGAATGACAATACCCAAATCTTTAACAAAGGACCAACCAAAATAAACCTTGATCGCATTGGGGATTTCTACTTTACATGCACCTTATCAGGACATTGTACTAGTGGACAAAAGCTAAGGATTAAAGTCACAGATACAACCTCTTCTTCTGTAACAGGGAAAGCTCCAGCTGAAGCTCCATCATCCTTAACTGGAACAGGTGTTAGTGTTACTACTCCTCCACCACAGAGCTCAGCCATACCTATGCTTGCAACCTTCTCTCTTCTTTTCATTACTATTTGCCTTCAAGTTTTTGTCTCCATTTTAAGCTTCTGA